From one Equus asinus isolate D_3611 breed Donkey chromosome 5, EquAss-T2T_v2, whole genome shotgun sequence genomic stretch:
- the TMEM212 gene encoding transmembrane protein 212, producing MNTNCFKSWHHQRIKKEHIRAFSQRRKFLLDSHEIEDSSHRGKFRSLYPAAGWILVPLGALSVFSGVIAFFPVFSYKLWFTGWSVWIAYLIWNGALAVTTGKLLLLAHKQRTQRYLWEASFTFVILSIMGCPLHFAVALESALLGPYCFYSFSGIAGTNYLGYAVAFPFLYAKFPSVFVDPPHYEDYHLMLQAFNLCLSFVMLCVSLTALVNLSARLIKNGHINVSFQKGGVSSCSILNAKSLVY from the exons ATGAACACAAACTGCTTTAAAAGTTGGCATCACCAGCGGATTAAAAAGGAGCACATCAGAGCTTTCTCCCAGCGGCGGAAGTTCTTGCTGGACTCTCACGAG ATCGAGGATTCAAGTCACAGAGGAAAATTCCGGAGCCTATACCCAGCTGCTGGCTGGATTCTCGTTCCCCTGGGAGCTCTCAGTGTATTCTCTGGAGTGATCGCTTTCTTCCCAGTCTTTTCTTACAAGCTTTGGTTCACGGGATGGAGTGTCTGGATTGCCTATCTCATCTGGAATGGAGCTTTG GCTGTCACTACCGGTAAACTCCTACTGTTGGCTCACAAACAGCGGACCCAGAGATACCTG tGGGAGGCTAGTTTCACCTTTGTGATTCTGAGCATTATGGGATGTCCACTTCATTTTGCAGTAGCCTTGGAATCTGCTCTCCTTGGTCCCTATTGCTTCTACTCATTTTCAGGGATTGCAGGGACCAATTACCTTGGCTATGCAGTtgcctttccttttctgtatgcAAAATTCCCATCAGTTTTTGTGGACCCACCACACTATGAAGACTACCACCTGATGCTCCAAGCTTTCAACCTGTGCCTGAGCTTTGTCATGCTCTGTGTGTCCCTGACAGCACTCGTCAACCTTTCTGCAAGACTTATCAAGAATGGACACATAAATGTAAGCTTCCAGAAAGGAGGAGTCAGTTCTTGTTCTATCCTGAATGCTAAAAGTCTGGTGTATTAG